One Bombus fervidus isolate BK054 chromosome 5, iyBomFerv1, whole genome shotgun sequence DNA window includes the following coding sequences:
- the LOC139987314 gene encoding VPS35 endosomal protein-sorting factor-like isoform X3, with protein MTEINWIAKPMNYKTIQFATLEEVSDHPLKPVTVMLIDGRSGIKRNVLRSTSTGSSTATSTPTHTPIPGSSLVDPLLSHCSFDGSDPLSQFAKEELDPLSKMAADEWDYSCNTVVTNKKSMDTAEELVEPWLARRTTILNKYTTSEKLSIVTSFLPGGEKVIVKVQPSGGVVDKVRTRLEQLDDFEEGSVRQMLDLSQQQYTARVEQLNNELVQAWHSDQRVKALKIAIQCAKLLVDTSVMAFYPGKFVLITDILDIFGKLVYERLKVKAEYYKPGSKMPTSLPDNFTPDMVPENAKETCRNWFYKIASIRELVPRLYVEMAIIKSYSFLTTSEFNTALLRITRMIRGIGNPLIAVYARCYLCRVGLALNKTSDFEFVRENFYDFLFTYQQLFGQFVKSELIEQNMTLYSYLNLYLPALDWILQVLVATTSENFLEDVLSRCKNQANSSLLLNSILTAFKPTYIGERAMDFVNLITTIEDDGFPQYLLYRSLGESLVLESPPKEDCQSILNMVWKYITELTNPNKFMHCVEIWIQFTAIHFSVNELNLFFGKIIDRLNPNKSFEHFYPQLQNIIEKVVSHTQDFESLLAMDNFLPLIDLFHKESIKVEVCKTVIEGISVQSSPITDPIFINALMFIARIMHDSVSALTVEDEKRQIGQLICGLVQRVDYGRDFEKQLNFYAEARAAFPNLDSVHTQLVQCVNRLSVDTRRIVRGHHTRRTSAFVRACAAFCFITIPSLTLVHTRLQLYLLSGQVALLNQCLGQADACFKAALSLVPEMPKTIDIDGRQKSSQPYLLSYLSNFLSTLLVVPDSPEHGVLYLMRGLLNAVQRCFDENTSMKTYLYLRVLDLLSTIVQENYPYHVEKVDSNDKLYGSDQKFISEVNKISSKIVEEILSHLKYLGSTDQLEKQVALALELFNCFIIRADLRDPQLAHMAVNLWNLSVRHGSIDSKVKFFCR; from the exons atgacgGAAATAAATTG GATTGCCAAACCTATGAATTACAAAACAATACAGTTTGCAACTTTAGAAGAAGTAAGTGACCATCCCTTAAAACCTGTCACAGTGATG TTAATTGATGGTCGTAGTGGGATAAAACGTAATGTTTTACGAAGTACCAGTACTGGTTCTTCAACTGCTACATCAACACCAACTCATACACCTATTCCAGGAAGTTCTTTAGTAGATCCATTATTAAGTCATTGTTCCTTTGATGGTTCAGATCCTCTTTCACAATTTGCTAAAGAAGAACTAGACCCATTATCTAAGATGGCTGCAGATGAG TGGGATTACTCTTGTAATACAGTAGTCactaataaaaaatctatGGATACTGCAGAAGAATTAGTAGAACCATGGTTAGCAAGACGTACtacaatattaaacaaatacaCAACATCAGAAAAATTGTCAATAGTTACTAGTTTCTTACCAGGTGGTGAAAAag ttattGTTAAAGTTCAACCAAGTGGTGGAGTTGTTGATAAAGTACGAACAAGATTGGAACAGTTAGATGATTTTGAAGAAGGATCTGTTAGACAAATGTTAGATTTATCTCAACAACAATATACTGCGAGAgttgaacaattaaataatgaaCTTGTACAAGCCTGGCATTCTGATCAAAGGGTTAAAGCACTTAAAATAGCAATTCAG TGTGCCAAGTTATTAGTAGATACATCTGTTATGGCTTTTTATCCTGGCAAGTTTGTTCTTATCACAgatattttagatatatttGGGAAACTGGTTTATGAAAGATTAAAGGTTAAAGCTGAGTATTACAA aCCAGGAAGTAAAATGCCCACAAGTTTACCTGATAATTTCACACCAGATATGGTACCTGAAAATGCGAAAGAAACTTGTAGAAATTGGTTTTACAAAATAGCATCAATAAGAGAACTAGTTCCACGTCTTTATGTAGAAATGGCAATAATAAAGTCTTATAGCTTTTTAACAACAAG tgAATTTAACACAGCTTTACTGCGAATAACGCGAATGATAAGAGGTATCGGAAATCCTCTCATAGCTGTATATGCTAGATGTTATTTATGCCGAGTGGGACTAGCTTTAAATAAAACGTCTGATTTTGAGTTTGTGAGGGAGAACTTTTATGATTTCCTCTTTACATACCAACAGCTGTTTGGGCAATTTGTGAAAAGTGAATTAATTGAGcaaaatatgactttatattcttatttaaaCCTTTATCTACCAGCTTTGGATTGGATTTTGCAAGTATTGGTAGCTACAACCTctgaaaattttttagaagATGTACTTTCTCGGTGTAAAAATCAAGCAAATAG TTCATTATTATTGAACAGTATTTTGACAGCATTTAAACCTACATATATTGGAGAGCGTGCAATggattttgtaaatttaataactACAATCGAGGATGATG GTTTTCCACAGTATCTGCTATACCGAAGTTTAGGTGAAAGCCTTGTATTAGAATCACCACCAAAAGAAGACTGTCAATCAATTCTTAATATGGTATGGAAATATATAACAGAGTTAACAAACCCTAACAAATTTATGCATTGCGTTGAAATTTGGATTCAATTTACCGCTATTCATTTTTCC gtAAATGAATTGAATTTGTTCtttggaaaaataattgatcGACTTAATCCGAACAAAAGCTTTGAGCATTTTTATCCacagttacaaaatattattgaaaaagtaGTATCTCATACACAAGATTTTGAATCATTACTTGCTATG gaTAATTTCTTACCTCTAATAGATTTGTTTCACAAGGAAAGTATTAAGGTTGAAGTGTGTAAAACTGTAATAGAAGGTATAAGTGTTCAAAGCAGCCCTATTACTGatcctatttttataaatgctCTTATGTTCATCGCTAGGATAATGCATGATTCTGTAAG TGCTCTAACTGTTGAAGATGAAAAACGGCAAATTGGTCAACTTATATGTGGTTTAGTTCAACGTGTTGATTATGGTCGTGACTTTGAAAAGCAACTTAATTTTTATGCCGAAGCTAGAGCTGCTTTCCCTAATCTCGATAGTGTTCATACACAACTTGTACAG TGTGTAAATAGACTATCAGTCGATACTCGAAGGATTGTTCGTGGACATCACACAAGAAGAACATCGGCGTTTGTACGCGCTTGTGCCgcgttttgttttattactaTTCCATCATTAACTTTAGTTCATACACGGCTGCAGTTATATTTGCTTTCAGGCCAAGTTGCACTCTTAAATCAATGCTTGGGTCaag CTGATGCATGTTTTAAGGCTGCATTAAGCTTAGTTCCGGAAATGCCCAAAACAATAGATATAGATGGAAGACAAAAAAGTTCACAACCTTATTTACTTTCATATTTATCAAACTTTTTATCGACGTTGCTTGTTGTCCCg GATAGCCCGGAACATggtgttttatatttaatgcgAGGTTTACTTAATGCTGTTCAACGGTGTTTTGATGAAAATACGTCAATGAAGACATACTTGTATTTACGGGTGCTTGACTTATTGTCAACAATTGTTCAAGAAAACTATCCATATCATGTTGAAAAG gtTGATTCTAATGATAAACTATATGGATCTGATCAAAAATTTATAAGCGAAGTGAACAAAATAAGTTCGAAAATTGTAGAAGAAATTTTATCTCATTTGAAATATCTTGGCTCTACCGATCAATTGGAAAAGCAAGTAGCTCTTGCATTAGAACTTTTTAATTGCTTTATTATTAGAGCCGATTTGCGCGATCCACAATTAGCGCACATGGCTGTAAATTTATGGAATTTATCTGTTCGGCATGGTTCGATAGATTCAAAAGTGAAG ttttttTGCAGATGA